The Ovis canadensis isolate MfBH-ARS-UI-01 breed Bighorn chromosome 18, ARS-UI_OviCan_v2, whole genome shotgun sequence genome has a segment encoding these proteins:
- the ULK3 gene encoding serine/threonine-protein kinase ULK3 isoform X2: protein MAGSGWGPPRLDGFILTERLGSGTYATVYKAYAKKDTREVVAIKCVAKKSLNKASVENLLTEIEILKGIQHPHIVQLKDFQWDSDNIYLIMEFCAGGDLSRFIHTRRILPEKVARVFMQQLASALQFLHERNISHLDLKPQNILLSSLEKPHLKLADFGFAQHMSPRDEKHVLRGSPLYMAPEMVCQRQYDARVDLWSVGVILYEALFGQPPFASRSFSELEEKIRSNRVIELPLRPQLSQDCRDLLQRLLERDPSRRISFQDFFAHPWVDLEHMPSGESLARATALVVQAVKKDQEGDAAAALSLYCKALDFFVPALHYEVDAQRKEAIKAKVGQYVSRAEELKAIVSSSNRALLRQGTSARDLLREMARDKPRLLAALEMASAAMAKEEEAGGEQDALALYQHSLGELLLLLAAEPPGRRRELLHTEVQNLMARAEYLKEQVKMKEAHWEAETLDKEGLSESVRSSCTLQ, encoded by the exons ATGGCGGGGTCCGGCTGGGGTCCCCCGCGGCTCGACGGCTTCATTCTCACTGAGCGCCTGGGCAGTGGCACGTATGCCACGGTGTACAAGGCCTACGCCAAG AAGGATACTCGGGAGGTGGTAGCCATAAAGTGTGTGGCCAAGAAGAGTCTGAACAAGGCATCGGTGGAAAACCTCCTGACAGAGATTGAGATCCTCAAGGGCATTCAACACCCCCACATTGTACAGCTGAAAGACTTCCAG TGGGACAGTGACAACATCTACCTCATCATGGAGTTCTGCGCAGGAGGTGACCTGTCTCGCTTCATCCACACCCGCAGGATTCTGCCTGAGAAGGTGGCTCGGGTCTTCATGCAGCAGTTGG CCAGTGCCCTGCAGTTCTTACATGAACGGAACATCTCTCACCTGGACCTGAAGCCACAGAACATTCTGCTGAGCTCCCTGGAGAAGCCCCACCTTAAACTGGCAG ACTTTGGCTTTGCACAGCACATGTCCCCCCGGGATGAGAAGCATGTGCTTCGTGGCTCCCCCCTCTACATGGCTCCCGAGATGGTGTGTCAGCGGCAGTACGATGCCCGTGTAGACCTCTGGTCTGTGGGGGTCATCCTGTATG AAGCCCTCTTCGGGCAGCCCCCCTTTGCCTCCAGGTCGTTCTCAGAGCTGGAAGAGAAGATCCGGAGCAACCGGGTTATTGAG CTCCCCCTGCGGCCCCAACTCTCCCAGGACTGCCGAGATCTGCTGCAGCGGCTCCTGGAGCGGGACCCCAGCCGCCGCATCTCCTTCCAGGACTTCTTCGCCCACCCTTGGGTAGACCTGGAGCACATGCCCAGTGGGGAGAGCCTGGCACGAGCA ACCGCCCTGGTGGTGCAGGCTGTGAAGAAGGACCAGGAGGGGGACGCTGCGGCCGCCTTGTCTCTCTACTGCAAGGCCCTGGACTTCTTTGTGCCCGCCCTGCACT ACGAAGTGGACGCCCAGCGGAAGGAGGCAATTAAGGCGAAG GTAGGGCAGTATGTGTCCCGGGCTGAGGAGCTCAAGGCCATCGTCTCCTCCTCCAATCGGGCCCTGCTGAGGCAGGGGACCTCTGCCCGAGACCTGCTCAGAG AGATGGCCCGGGACAAGCCGCGCCTCCTGGCTGCCCTAGAAATGGCTTCGGCCGCCATGGCCAAG GAGGAAGAGGCTGGCGGGGAGCAGGACGCGCTGGCCCTGTACCAGCACAGTCtgggggagctgctgctgctgctggcag cGGAGCCCCCAGGCCGGAGGCGGGAGCTGCTTCACACTGAG GTTCAGAATCTCATGGCTCGGGCTGAATACCTGAAGGAGCAGGTCAAG ATGAAAGAGGCTCACTGGGAGGCCGAGACCCTGGACAAAGAGGGGCTGTCGGAGTCTGTTCGTAGCT CTTGTACTCTGCAGTGA
- the ULK3 gene encoding serine/threonine-protein kinase ULK3 isoform X1, whose amino-acid sequence MAGSGWGPPRLDGFILTERLGSGTYATVYKAYAKKDTREVVAIKCVAKKSLNKASVENLLTEIEILKGIQHPHIVQLKDFQWDSDNIYLIMEFCAGGDLSRFIHTRRILPEKVARVFMQQLASALQFLHERNISHLDLKPQNILLSSLEKPHLKLADFGFAQHMSPRDEKHVLRGSPLYMAPEMVCQRQYDARVDLWSVGVILYEALFGQPPFASRSFSELEEKIRSNRVIELPLRPQLSQDCRDLLQRLLERDPSRRISFQDFFAHPWVDLEHMPSGESLARATALVVQAVKKDQEGDAAAALSLYCKALDFFVPALHYEVDAQRKEAIKAKVGQYVSRAEELKAIVSSSNRALLRQGTSARDLLREMARDKPRLLAALEMASAAMAKEEEAGGEQDALALYQHSLGELLLLLAAEPPGRRRELLHTEVQNLMARAEYLKEQVKVGLWGPTQGRSCMKEAHWEAETLDKEGLSESVRSSCTLQ is encoded by the exons ATGGCGGGGTCCGGCTGGGGTCCCCCGCGGCTCGACGGCTTCATTCTCACTGAGCGCCTGGGCAGTGGCACGTATGCCACGGTGTACAAGGCCTACGCCAAG AAGGATACTCGGGAGGTGGTAGCCATAAAGTGTGTGGCCAAGAAGAGTCTGAACAAGGCATCGGTGGAAAACCTCCTGACAGAGATTGAGATCCTCAAGGGCATTCAACACCCCCACATTGTACAGCTGAAAGACTTCCAG TGGGACAGTGACAACATCTACCTCATCATGGAGTTCTGCGCAGGAGGTGACCTGTCTCGCTTCATCCACACCCGCAGGATTCTGCCTGAGAAGGTGGCTCGGGTCTTCATGCAGCAGTTGG CCAGTGCCCTGCAGTTCTTACATGAACGGAACATCTCTCACCTGGACCTGAAGCCACAGAACATTCTGCTGAGCTCCCTGGAGAAGCCCCACCTTAAACTGGCAG ACTTTGGCTTTGCACAGCACATGTCCCCCCGGGATGAGAAGCATGTGCTTCGTGGCTCCCCCCTCTACATGGCTCCCGAGATGGTGTGTCAGCGGCAGTACGATGCCCGTGTAGACCTCTGGTCTGTGGGGGTCATCCTGTATG AAGCCCTCTTCGGGCAGCCCCCCTTTGCCTCCAGGTCGTTCTCAGAGCTGGAAGAGAAGATCCGGAGCAACCGGGTTATTGAG CTCCCCCTGCGGCCCCAACTCTCCCAGGACTGCCGAGATCTGCTGCAGCGGCTCCTGGAGCGGGACCCCAGCCGCCGCATCTCCTTCCAGGACTTCTTCGCCCACCCTTGGGTAGACCTGGAGCACATGCCCAGTGGGGAGAGCCTGGCACGAGCA ACCGCCCTGGTGGTGCAGGCTGTGAAGAAGGACCAGGAGGGGGACGCTGCGGCCGCCTTGTCTCTCTACTGCAAGGCCCTGGACTTCTTTGTGCCCGCCCTGCACT ACGAAGTGGACGCCCAGCGGAAGGAGGCAATTAAGGCGAAG GTAGGGCAGTATGTGTCCCGGGCTGAGGAGCTCAAGGCCATCGTCTCCTCCTCCAATCGGGCCCTGCTGAGGCAGGGGACCTCTGCCCGAGACCTGCTCAGAG AGATGGCCCGGGACAAGCCGCGCCTCCTGGCTGCCCTAGAAATGGCTTCGGCCGCCATGGCCAAG GAGGAAGAGGCTGGCGGGGAGCAGGACGCGCTGGCCCTGTACCAGCACAGTCtgggggagctgctgctgctgctggcag cGGAGCCCCCAGGCCGGAGGCGGGAGCTGCTTCACACTGAG GTTCAGAATCTCATGGCTCGGGCTGAATACCTGAAGGAGCAGGTCAAGGTGGGCCTGTGGGGACCCACCCAGGGGCGAAGCTGT ATGAAAGAGGCTCACTGGGAGGCCGAGACCCTGGACAAAGAGGGGCTGTCGGAGTCTGTTCGTAGCT CTTGTACTCTGCAGTGA
- the ULK3 gene encoding serine/threonine-protein kinase ULK3 isoform X4 produces MAGSGWGPPRLDGFILTERLGSGTYATVYKAYAKKDTREVVAIKCVAKKSLNKASVENLLTEIEILKGIQHPHIVQLKDFQWDSDNIYLIMEFCAGGDLSRFIHTRRILPEKVARVFMQQLASALQFLHERNISHLDLKPQNILLSSLEKPHLKLAEALFGQPPFASRSFSELEEKIRSNRVIELPLRPQLSQDCRDLLQRLLERDPSRRISFQDFFAHPWVDLEHMPSGESLARATALVVQAVKKDQEGDAAAALSLYCKALDFFVPALHYEVDAQRKEAIKAKVGQYVSRAEELKAIVSSSNRALLRQGTSARDLLREMARDKPRLLAALEMASAAMAKEEEAGGEQDALALYQHSLGELLLLLAAEPPGRRRELLHTEVQNLMARAEYLKEQVKMKEAHWEAETLDKEGLSESVRSSCTLQ; encoded by the exons ATGGCGGGGTCCGGCTGGGGTCCCCCGCGGCTCGACGGCTTCATTCTCACTGAGCGCCTGGGCAGTGGCACGTATGCCACGGTGTACAAGGCCTACGCCAAG AAGGATACTCGGGAGGTGGTAGCCATAAAGTGTGTGGCCAAGAAGAGTCTGAACAAGGCATCGGTGGAAAACCTCCTGACAGAGATTGAGATCCTCAAGGGCATTCAACACCCCCACATTGTACAGCTGAAAGACTTCCAG TGGGACAGTGACAACATCTACCTCATCATGGAGTTCTGCGCAGGAGGTGACCTGTCTCGCTTCATCCACACCCGCAGGATTCTGCCTGAGAAGGTGGCTCGGGTCTTCATGCAGCAGTTGG CCAGTGCCCTGCAGTTCTTACATGAACGGAACATCTCTCACCTGGACCTGAAGCCACAGAACATTCTGCTGAGCTCCCTGGAGAAGCCCCACCTTAAACTGGCAG AAGCCCTCTTCGGGCAGCCCCCCTTTGCCTCCAGGTCGTTCTCAGAGCTGGAAGAGAAGATCCGGAGCAACCGGGTTATTGAG CTCCCCCTGCGGCCCCAACTCTCCCAGGACTGCCGAGATCTGCTGCAGCGGCTCCTGGAGCGGGACCCCAGCCGCCGCATCTCCTTCCAGGACTTCTTCGCCCACCCTTGGGTAGACCTGGAGCACATGCCCAGTGGGGAGAGCCTGGCACGAGCA ACCGCCCTGGTGGTGCAGGCTGTGAAGAAGGACCAGGAGGGGGACGCTGCGGCCGCCTTGTCTCTCTACTGCAAGGCCCTGGACTTCTTTGTGCCCGCCCTGCACT ACGAAGTGGACGCCCAGCGGAAGGAGGCAATTAAGGCGAAG GTAGGGCAGTATGTGTCCCGGGCTGAGGAGCTCAAGGCCATCGTCTCCTCCTCCAATCGGGCCCTGCTGAGGCAGGGGACCTCTGCCCGAGACCTGCTCAGAG AGATGGCCCGGGACAAGCCGCGCCTCCTGGCTGCCCTAGAAATGGCTTCGGCCGCCATGGCCAAG GAGGAAGAGGCTGGCGGGGAGCAGGACGCGCTGGCCCTGTACCAGCACAGTCtgggggagctgctgctgctgctggcag cGGAGCCCCCAGGCCGGAGGCGGGAGCTGCTTCACACTGAG GTTCAGAATCTCATGGCTCGGGCTGAATACCTGAAGGAGCAGGTCAAG ATGAAAGAGGCTCACTGGGAGGCCGAGACCCTGGACAAAGAGGGGCTGTCGGAGTCTGTTCGTAGCT CTTGTACTCTGCAGTGA
- the ULK3 gene encoding serine/threonine-protein kinase ULK3 isoform X3 — protein sequence MAGSGWGPPRLDGFILTERLGSGTYATVYKAYAKKDTREVVAIKCVAKKSLNKASVENLLTEIEILKGIQHPHIVQLKDFQWDSDNIYLIMEFCAGGDLSRFIHTRRILPEKVARVFMQQLASALQFLHERNISHLDLKPQNILLSSLEKPHLKLAEALFGQPPFASRSFSELEEKIRSNRVIELPLRPQLSQDCRDLLQRLLERDPSRRISFQDFFAHPWVDLEHMPSGESLARATALVVQAVKKDQEGDAAAALSLYCKALDFFVPALHYEVDAQRKEAIKAKVGQYVSRAEELKAIVSSSNRALLRQGTSARDLLREMARDKPRLLAALEMASAAMAKEEEAGGEQDALALYQHSLGELLLLLAAEPPGRRRELLHTEVQNLMARAEYLKEQVKVGLWGPTQGRSCMKEAHWEAETLDKEGLSESVRSSCTLQ from the exons ATGGCGGGGTCCGGCTGGGGTCCCCCGCGGCTCGACGGCTTCATTCTCACTGAGCGCCTGGGCAGTGGCACGTATGCCACGGTGTACAAGGCCTACGCCAAG AAGGATACTCGGGAGGTGGTAGCCATAAAGTGTGTGGCCAAGAAGAGTCTGAACAAGGCATCGGTGGAAAACCTCCTGACAGAGATTGAGATCCTCAAGGGCATTCAACACCCCCACATTGTACAGCTGAAAGACTTCCAG TGGGACAGTGACAACATCTACCTCATCATGGAGTTCTGCGCAGGAGGTGACCTGTCTCGCTTCATCCACACCCGCAGGATTCTGCCTGAGAAGGTGGCTCGGGTCTTCATGCAGCAGTTGG CCAGTGCCCTGCAGTTCTTACATGAACGGAACATCTCTCACCTGGACCTGAAGCCACAGAACATTCTGCTGAGCTCCCTGGAGAAGCCCCACCTTAAACTGGCAG AAGCCCTCTTCGGGCAGCCCCCCTTTGCCTCCAGGTCGTTCTCAGAGCTGGAAGAGAAGATCCGGAGCAACCGGGTTATTGAG CTCCCCCTGCGGCCCCAACTCTCCCAGGACTGCCGAGATCTGCTGCAGCGGCTCCTGGAGCGGGACCCCAGCCGCCGCATCTCCTTCCAGGACTTCTTCGCCCACCCTTGGGTAGACCTGGAGCACATGCCCAGTGGGGAGAGCCTGGCACGAGCA ACCGCCCTGGTGGTGCAGGCTGTGAAGAAGGACCAGGAGGGGGACGCTGCGGCCGCCTTGTCTCTCTACTGCAAGGCCCTGGACTTCTTTGTGCCCGCCCTGCACT ACGAAGTGGACGCCCAGCGGAAGGAGGCAATTAAGGCGAAG GTAGGGCAGTATGTGTCCCGGGCTGAGGAGCTCAAGGCCATCGTCTCCTCCTCCAATCGGGCCCTGCTGAGGCAGGGGACCTCTGCCCGAGACCTGCTCAGAG AGATGGCCCGGGACAAGCCGCGCCTCCTGGCTGCCCTAGAAATGGCTTCGGCCGCCATGGCCAAG GAGGAAGAGGCTGGCGGGGAGCAGGACGCGCTGGCCCTGTACCAGCACAGTCtgggggagctgctgctgctgctggcag cGGAGCCCCCAGGCCGGAGGCGGGAGCTGCTTCACACTGAG GTTCAGAATCTCATGGCTCGGGCTGAATACCTGAAGGAGCAGGTCAAGGTGGGCCTGTGGGGACCCACCCAGGGGCGAAGCTGT ATGAAAGAGGCTCACTGGGAGGCCGAGACCCTGGACAAAGAGGGGCTGTCGGAGTCTGTTCGTAGCT CTTGTACTCTGCAGTGA
- the CPLX3 gene encoding complexin-3 → MAFMVKTMVGGQLKNLTGSLGGCEDKGDGDKSAAEAQGMSREEYEEYQKQLVEEKMERDAQFTQRKAERATLRSHFRDKYRLPKNETDESQIQMAGGDVELPRELAKMIEEDTEEEEERASVLGQLASLPGLDLGSLKDKAQSTLGDLKQSAERCHIM, encoded by the exons ATGGCGTTCATGGTGAAGACCATGGTGGGAGGCCAGCTGAAGAACCTCactgggagcctggggggctgcgaGGACAAGGGGGACGGGGACAAGTCGGCCGCCGAAGCGCAGGGCATGAGCCGAGAGGAGTATGAGGAGTATCAGAAGCAACTGGTGGAAGAGAA GATGGAGCGGGACGCGCAGTTCACGCAGAGGAAGGCAGAGCGGGCCACGCTGCGGAGCCACTTCCGAGACAAATACCGGCTGCCCAAG AATGAGACAGACGAGAGCCAAATCCAGATGGCAGGTGGAGATGTGGAGCTGCCCCGGGAGCTGGCCAAGATGATTGAGGAggacacagaggaggaggaggagagggcctCGGTCCTTGGGCAGCTGGCCAGCCTCCCTGGCTTGGACCTCGGCTCACTCAAGGACAAGGCCCAGAGCACACTGGGGGACCTCAAGCAATCAGCTGAGAGGTGCCACATCATGTGA